The Colletes latitarsis isolate SP2378_abdomen chromosome 1, iyColLati1, whole genome shotgun sequence genome has a segment encoding these proteins:
- the LOC143342551 gene encoding coiled-coil domain-containing protein 134 produces MPRVFVYIVVVSVLICTAQVQQVSLMTEDQRIDEEPQVKAVHEELFKKSFKQQRMDHAYAVKRLEKIDNYERLYKMIMILGENMIDTIETSKEMIERADFDLDSKSLPQNFTIQSAISGVLENTLLFGDIVLHFPHVMHRILKKQEKWNQIIDWSLNFTNRTRYLLDQESLDIIKLMSQELRITEREPGYINPYRRLTESRDGNKGETKTKRSSRKEKRKRGPQMTKIDFQKTLHGTVRAF; encoded by the exons ATGCCACGCGTATTCGTTTACATTGTAGTCGTATCAGTATTGATATGCACTGCGCAAGTGCAACAAGTATCTTTAATGACAGAGGATCAGCGAATCGACGAAGAACCGCAGGTGAAGGCGGTCCACGAAGAATTAT TCAAAAAATCATTCAAACAACAACGTAtggatcacgcgtacgcagtgAAACGTCTCGAAAAAATAGATAACTACGAACGTTTATACAAGATGATAATGATTCTCGGTGAAAATATGATCGACACGATAGAAACGAGTAAGGAAATGATCGAGAGAGCGGACTTCGATCTCGATAGTAAATCTTTGCCACAAAACTTTACCATACAAAGCG cAATATCCGGTGTGTTAGAAAACACCCTGCTTTTTGGCGACATTGTCCTTCATTTTCCTCACGTAATGCATCGTATATTGAAGAAGCAAGAGAAGTGGAATCAGATCATAGACTGGTCCTTAAATTTCACAAACCGTACTAGGTATCTGTTGGACCAGGAAAGCCTCGATATAATTAAGCTGATGAGTCAAGAACTTCGTATCACGGAACGTGAACCAGGATATATCAATCCTTATCGGCGGTTGACTGAGTCTCGAGACGGAAACAAAGGGGAAACGAAAACAAAAAGGTCGTCGAGGAAGGAGAAACGGAAAAGGGGGCCACAAATGACCAAAATCGA